The genomic window AATTCCTCCATCACGTAAGGATTGCCCCAACGGTGCAGATTGGCGAACTGCGCGGCCGACAACCCGTCGGGATCACTGCGCTCGATTTCTGCTTCGCTGAGAGGCGCGCGGAAACGGTCGAATTCCTGCACGATCGCGGAGGCGAGATACTGGATCTGCTCACAGGGGATGTTTGGCAGCAGGCTGTAGAAATTCCCGAGCCTGGCGACTTCGAGACGCGGCATCCGGAAGGGAAGCACCGTTCCGGAGAAACGCATAAGATCGCGCAGGAGTTGAGATTCCGACATGTCGGAGGGCAGGTGGAACGGTGCCTTCAGGACACCGTGAAAACCATAGCGCCGCGGCACGGCTGTATGGAAGGCGATCTCGTGAATGCCGAGGCCGCGAACCGCCGGGGGCTCCGTCACATCGCCAGAAAACACGTTTCGGCCAAGCCAATTGGCGGCCACGAGCGACAGCGGGTCGCTCGCCGGAGGCGTGAAGCAAATGGCATAGCGCATGCAATTTCCTCCATCAAGGAAGTGAGCGCCATTACGATCCGGCGCTGTCGATGCGCAAGCAGATAGGTGATTTGCATGACAGAATAACGAAGCAGAGCAGCAACGAATTCACGTTTAACGTGAAGCCGCTGCGATATGGCTTGAAATCGCGAAACTTTCCGGCAGCGAAAATTCGCAATGTGCATCGCCTGCGATACATATCGCCGCTTCCGCCAGCCGATGCGCGAGACCGAAGCTGACCTTGAAGCCGCCGGTCAAGGCGATAAGGCGCGGGTGATCGGGGTGGCGGCCGATCATCGGGTCGCGGTCGATCGCCTTCGGGCGAAGCCCCGCCCAACGCTCGACGACAGGTGCGTTTCGAAGCGCCGGTACGATGGCCCGCGCCGCATCGATCAGTACGTCGAGTTGGGCATCGGTCGAAAAAGGATCGTCGAAACGGTTCTCGCTGGTGCTGCCGATCGCGGCATGTCCGCCCTCATGGGCGACGACATAGAGCCCGTCGAGGAAGATCGTCGGCAGCGCCGGGTCGATATCCGCTTTCAACAGCGCCGCCTGGCCCTTCACCGGCTGGCCGAGCGGCTGCCTCAGCCCCGGCGTCAGATCCTGCAGCAGGGGAAAGGACTGATGACCGGCAGCCAGGATGCAGTGACGGAAAGCAATGGTTTCGCCGCCGATCTCGGCCGTGCCTCGATCGGGATCGAGACCCGCGACAACAGCATGTTCCACGATGCGCACATGTTTTGCCCGCCGCAGGAAGGCGACCAATGCCCCGATCAACGAGCGGGGCGCAACGCGGCCAGCGAGCGTGTCGTGGACGAAGCCGTTCTCAC from Rhizobium sp. Pop5 includes these protein-coding regions:
- a CDS encoding DUF1045 domain-containing protein, with the protein product MRYAICFTPPASDPLSLVAANWLGRNVFSGDVTEPPAVRGLGIHEIAFHTAVPRRYGFHGVLKAPFHLPSDMSESQLLRDLMRFSGTVLPFRMPRLEVARLGNFYSLLPNIPCEQIQYLASAIVQEFDRFRAPLSEAEIERSDPDGLSAAQFANLHRWGNPYVMEEFRFHMPVTGPINAVDMPRIEPALRTIFEPVLSEPIMVSNVALMIEEGAGGPFRVHSLHPMGKVSARKIA
- a CDS encoding FAD-binding oxidoreductase, coding for MEQADSPAPASGQSFSDLLIIGGGIMGLWAAVHAERRGMTTILADAGRLGGGASGGLLGALMPHMPDRWSEKKQFQFDALVSLEGEIAALEAATGLSAGYARSGRLIPLPKPHLNHIARAHSEDAERHWRAGERRFHWHVLDEPDVDGWVEESAGENGFVHDTLAGRVAPRSLIGALVAFLRRAKHVRIVEHAVVAGLDPDRGTAEIGGETIAFRHCILAAGHQSFPLLQDLTPGLRQPLGQPVKGQAALLKADIDPALPTIFLDGLYVVAHEGGHAAIGSTSENRFDDPFSTDAQLDVLIDAARAIVPALRNAPVVERWAGLRPKAIDRDPMIGRHPDHPRLIALTGGFKVSFGLAHRLAEAAICIAGDAHCEFSLPESFAISSHIAAASR